The following DNA comes from Papaver somniferum cultivar HN1 chromosome 4, ASM357369v1, whole genome shotgun sequence.
GGTTTTAGGTCCTagagttggacccattagcaacttaggacccgacggataattacccgattggacccgaatgttaacgggtccaaacgggtaatacccgcgGGTAATGAGTACCCGGTTATTTAtcattttattcatctttttagcaaaattataggtATTTTGCTAGTTtcggctttgatttttttttcatttttcatttttccttacatttaatctttatttaacacattaataaagaaataataatattttttataaaaataatatagattcgagttaaaaaaaaagaaattaagttTTTAAGATTTTCGTTATAGTTTTTttaatacccaacgggtaccTGAAACCCGCGGGTACCCGTGACTTtgaacgggtccggttctgggtccacaaatttaggaaccggacccggaaccgttaggaaccggaaccgacctttataagtagggttcgggtccgggtctagtgatacccgggaggacccggacccattgacagccctaactacgcccgttacaagaaagtgtcataagagtgaggcggttagtaaatacaagaagtaatggtgaaacgtttccttcattatggaaacatcaattccagacgttaccCGTTACAGCTTTCTTCCAttcactcaaccgtttccacttcttacgagatcagggtacgtttcgttgcgacttgtataaataggtctcacctatttccaccaaaggacaagtttttggtcagggagaatacaacactcagaaatcacttgttagcttcccatctattagctttccactttctgatacaagtcgtcaaacaactattctggtctcaacactctctttgcttccttccctaagaccaacccttctccttcactttgtaactgaagcaagtatggaacgaccatttcttggtttaggacggatttgtacagattgatctctcgaatcaaagtactcccttgcagtacattgtttagggtttagactcgtttctcacccacacactcgaaattaccaaaatcagcagaaactgttttcaaccTTAAAcagtaccttaatcggtgtgagacttggttaggtctcaactacattccagtctaaagttaacttgtagtaggctagagtctgtagcagtttaatacagtgtggtgttcaaatatggactaggtcccgaggtttttctgcattgcggtttcgtcgttaacaaaatttctggtgtctgtgtaattttTTTCACACTATTTTTGTTTATATACTTGAAATACCACAggtgtgcgtagttcaatcacagttgataaatccgaccttgtttgttggatataacttgattgacacttgggcactggcctttggtaccgtccaagttattcccaCATCAATCAGGCTTACGGATTTATATATGTTCGAGTTcctgattgaattgagaaagtcataaagctctttgatatatttcttaattgagtctcacttttaagttggtgctctcagaattatattggagtttcgTTCAtatagatttccgaacgaattattgggtgtggttgttatacccccgtctTTTCAAATGAATATCACGTAAACATTATTCAAGCTGACACTTCAATTATGAACCCCTAGTGAAAACATCTGTGGCAAATCGAATTTGACAGGCTTCAAGCACGGATTGAACAACAACTGAATTAATAACAACCAAGCTGGTGGTAATGATCAAGGTGAGTTCGATGTAGTAGTACCTCTAGATAGTTGATGTAttaatttaagttttaatttgaaaTGTTGCATCTTAATTTTAAATGTTATTGTTGCATCCTCTTTGATATTAGTTTgaaataaatattaaattaagttttaatttgaaatgttgcattttaattttaaatgttgttgttgcattctatttgatattagtttgaaatgaaaagttgattaatttgaaatgttATTGCATTCTACTTAAATAAGTTTAACTACTCATTAACTTTTTATTGAAAAAACAAACTACAAACAAATTAACAATTAAATGTTTAaactaaaatacataatttaataATTACGCGCACCCGGTCTTTCATATTATGCCCAAAGATTCACTCTCTGATCTTCTTAAACTTTCGTACAAATTATGATTttgaatgtaattagtcattttcCATAATTTTTGCAGGCACGCCTCTTTGTGGTTGGATCTCAGGCTCCAGATCTTCATCTTCGTAGTTAGTCCACTCCTTACGGCGACGGGTTTCTTGAATTATTATGTTATGGAGAATTATGCAAGTGAGTatagtcttgtgcatttcacgaggactTAAACCACGATATGGACCACAAATGATAGCGAACTTCCTCTCCAAAATTCCAAAAGCGCGTTCCACATCCTTACTCAACGCCATTTGGCGTTCGTTAAAATTCCGGTATGAATGGCCCAATGCACGAACAGGGGGCTGACGGTAACATTGAACCAATGTTTACCATTTTGGATAGATATTGTACCATTCGTAAGATAATACCCATGAGTGTACTGATGGCCATTAATTGTAAGACGGGCTTAGCGATAAATTCCATACTTTAAATCTTCAAACATAAGAgacttgtgcaaaacattaatatcattttgtgaacccggaagtccaaaaaaaaacgtgccatatccaacaatcataagaagcattAGTTTCAAGGATTTCGGTTGGTTTCAGATAATGACCCTTACATTGACCGGACCAACAAAAAGAGCATCCttgccatacccaatgcataTAATCAAGACTACCTCCTGGGAATCCCCTATCCTCCTTCTCCCTCAAAATTTGTCTAACATCTTCCTctgttggttttcgtaaatatgttggaccaaaatgattaactaTTACTTCGaaaaacaatgaaaggtaagcGAATGAAGTTGTTTTACCCGTATGAACATACTAACTCGCATCCGCTGGTTTGTCATAACCTATAATCCTTAAAGCTGAAATAATTTGTTGTTCAGGACTATGACCCCTAATATttagtgcatcaaactgataattaaattgaggttctacccgACAAGgctcttcaataatctttttcaCTAGGTGCCGATGCATGCAAAATTGACCTTGGAAATTTTGATCAGAGTACACataattgggaagaaaataatcgtgcatcagcttctggtggtaaaattcccttcctcgatacgtatatcttcttgagaatacttttttttgaaactggaactctaggtatttggcccCAATGTACGAGTATCAGAGTGTCCATTAGTTGTTTATCTTCGGCTTCCTTATCATCAAGTTGTATTGCAACCTCCtttcatgcattttttttttgtaaaggaaACTCATATGGAATAAAAAGTCATCCATATCTTTGTGATAGTCGATACCTTATGGACCAATAAATGCTACTATGGATGATTTTAACATCCATATGTTAGTGGAGTCAAGAGGGAACCCCTCAAATATGTGACGGGTGTTATTGGAGAGTCCATCCGGTCATAGGATGTCTGGATGCGGTTTTAtattttttgattgaaaataaTTAGGGACGGATATAAACGTTGCTGATTCAATTTAGCGTTTCACCCCAATtagcaacgtttataagcgttgcaaGATGTCATATTTTCATTTTGACCACTGAATGACCGGTTGGACTCACTTTCTTGATTTTTCTCCATAGTGGGTTTTTGCTCCACTCTTTGCTGAGGGTCTACATATATGTGGATACTTATTAAGTTACTAATGATTTTACCTCCATATCATAGAAGTTGCCCTAATTTAAACCGATTCATAATAATATTCCCCTGTTTATGGGATCTCGCCAtcgatgattatgaaatttaaaattgcGAATACAAATACATAAATTGGTAAAATAGAAGTAGGTATGAGTAATTTGAAGAAATATAGGGTCGTATATATATGACTAAAGAGGGGGAAAATAGTTGTTATAAAATAGCCGTTGAGCGATATAATGTCAACCGAGCGATGGAAACTATGACGTCAATAATATTCATATTATTGCTAGCGCTGTAGTAATAATTGTCGATAGAAACTCCATCGCTCAGTGGTTTTCCCTTAATGGTTTAACCCATTTatcatgccacctggtatgtcaAACAGGTCTTTCTAATCTTGTGCATGTTTATAGAAGATGTCACGAGGATGAACTCGTCACATCAGGACTCTTCCCAACGTGAAAGTGAGTTTGCCAAGTCCCACAATGGGCCGAGTCGGCCGACAACCCGTATTTCCAAGCACATCAACTCGTTCCATATACACAATATAAACCATGATCCCGAATCGGTTAGAAGGGACGGTAAAATAGAGAAAAAGGGAGGGAGAAAAAATCAACCCCCAAaggcgatgatgatgatgaagaagaagaagaaaggagaagaaacaaaatGCACAAAGATCGTATTGTAAAACCCTAGagaaaaaatcaattaaatttTCTTCCATCTTTGAGCTTTTGATCTTCATCAATGGAAGCTTTAATCGAGCTTTGCGACCTAATTGTTCAAAACCCCTCTCAATTTACATCAAAACTTTCATGGATTTGTGGTCGTTGTCCTCAACCAGGAGGTTCTCATTCTAATGGATCCATGAAAGTTACAAGATCTCAACTCAATGCAGTACTTGCTATATCCAGATTCATCTCAAAATGTCCAAACGAAGCAGAACTTCGACCTAAATCACTTCTTCTTGAGTTTTTGCAATCGATTCCATTATCGTTTCGTTCATCATTTTGGCCACAATCCTATAAAATTGAGTCAATTGCGTCATTTTATTCTGATTTATTAAGTTATGTTGTTAAAGCTTGTGAActttgtaaggattttggagatgaGGTTGGGGAATTTTTTGGAGGTATTTTGATTTCAGCTATTAATGCTTCTGGTGATGAAACTTTGATTTCTAGAGTTTTTTTGACTTGTGTTTCTCAATATTGTCCACCAATTTTGCAAGAGGATGCTGAAAAATTGGTCGGTTATTTATTAGAACAGTTTGTTATTGTTAATCCTAATTCTCCTAGGGAGATGCATTCAGGTTCATCATCAATTAATAGTTCACCTTATAATGGTAACCACGGGGGAAGATTTAACGATAATTCGAGTCCTGGGAATGAAATTAGTAATGTTTCTGGGTCATCCGGTAGTGTGAATTCGAGAGGCATAGTGGTTAATGGAGGCAGCATTGTGCCAAGAAGTAGTGTCGATCAATCTGGATCAAATTTCGTGTATAATGATGCTGGACAAATTACGTTGAAACAACAGGTTGCTTTGTTTGAGGAGGAGTCAATTGAGAGTTTGGAGAAGAATGTTATTGCTCTGAGGTTGTTAGGGCATATAGCTGAGAAAATTCCAATGAAAACAGGAGATTTGGATCAAGTTAGGTTCGTTGCCAAGAAGCAGCTCCAAACTTCAGTCGTTTTCCTTAAGGTATTTCAACATATTTGAGTTCCTTAATTTAATCAGTTTTTTTGGTACACTTTTTGAACTAAATATTGTTATATTCCTGAGACTTACACTGTAAAGAATTATAGAAATTAGATTAGGGGAAACATATAGAGATTGTGTTTGTTAGTCTGTGAACTTAATTACTGCAGCACTGTTCATTAAAATGTGAAATGAGTGAGAGTAGCCATAACATGTATATTCAGATGGTTCATTTTACAATAGCATCCAGTGAAATTGCACATTCTCAGCATTTGATAATTTGTCTTCAATTCGTTTTATTAATAGTTGCATATTTTGCAGATACGGAAGCGTGACTGGACAGAACAAGGGGCAGCACTAAAAGCAAGAATCAATACTAAGTTATCTGTTTACCGAGCCGCAGCATGGGTCCAAGTTAAATGTCTTGCTTCTCTTGACCCGGATATAAAATCATCTAAGAAATTGTTGCTCGAGACACTAGCTTTATTCATAGATGCTGCAGAGTCTTGTTTATACTCAATATGGAGAAAGCTGAGAATCTGTGAAGATTTATTTAGTTCGTTGCTTAGTGGTATTTCACAAGTTGCTGTTAGTCGTGGGGGTCAGTTGTTAAGGGTTCTGCTTATTCGCTTGAAACCTCTTGTTCTCACGACATGTGCCCAGGTTCGTCTCAGTTATGCTTTATTCTATTTTGAGATAAAGGTGTGAGCAACTCAGTAAGATTTATGATCTTTCTTGTACCATGTGCTGAAACAGGCAGATACTGGGAGCAACAGCCAAGGAGCCATGTTTGAGAGTGTCACAAAGACCGGTTGTGAAATTATTGAATTTGGCTGGAGTAAGGACCGTGCCCCAGTTGAAACCTTTATTATGGGATTAGCTGCATGCATTCGGGAACGAAATGATTATGAGGAACAGGTTAGTCTGTTAGTTTTGTTTCCACGCCATACACAGTTATTTGATAAATTTTGATGTAATTACTATAAGATGAATGATAATTTTGATGTATTACCAACAGATGATTATTAGTAAAATAGGGGCAAGCGAGAACCTCACAACTAGTTTGTTGAGTGGACACCCTGAACATCCTCTAGAGAAAAACCTAGATTTTGTGGACACATCTCAACTTCAATGGAGaaaaccacaaaagtaatcagtTTGACCTCCGCCGTCCGCCGACAGCCTTAGAAACTTTTGCTATATCTCTCTTAAAGAACACTTCAAGAACTTGAATGGAGTGAGACCTGTTACCAACTCATTCCTAGGATCCAATAAGTCACCAATCTGATATTATTTCAGAAGACGAAACGATTTTAAGTGAACTATTTTTTAACAGGAAGAATATGGGTAGATGCGATATTTATCAGCTATATACTATACCAAGTCCCGCATTGGGCGAAAGTTTGTTTTCAAGACAGTAAACCTATGTTAACTATACAGTGGCCTACTTTATTTCATTGTAAACCAATGAATCCTGCTATCTATAAGGATAAAAATATACTGTGGATATATATGTATGGTGGTTTTAGTCTGTATATCTGCTGTACAGTTTTTCTAACATCCCTATGCTCATTTACTTTTCTTCTCTTGGTTTTCAGGAAGGCAAAGAGAAACAAGATGTCCCAGTCAAGCAGCTTAATGTGATACGCTTGCTTGCAAATATAAATGTTACTGTTAATAAGTCGGAAGTGGTAGATATGATATTGCCCCTGTTTATTGAAAGCTTAGAAGAGGGTGATGCATCAGCTCCGAGTTTATTGCGACTTCAAGTATGGAATGCTTTTCCGTGAACACATGCGTttgaatagttttttttttctactttcCTCTAGGAAAGTTACAATATTTTAATAGACGAAAAGGGCATGTGTGTGTGAGTGAGCGGGAGGGTGGGGTGAGGGGTCAGATAATGGAAGGGGAGTAGAGAAGTAAAACCAGGAATGAGTGTTGCTATTGAAATAaccatttcttttctctctctcttttttttttttttttttttttttttttttttttttttttttttttttttttttcttctgtgtagTTTGTTATGATAAAAGTTCCAAGAACTAGGCTTTTGATGAGCAAGAGTCAGAGGTCCTGAAACAATTTCTGTTATATCAACTACTGCAGATTCTCGATGCGGTATCACGTATGGCCTGCTTGGGGTTTGAAAAGTCCTACCGTGAGACAGTTGTTCTGATGACAAGAAGCTACTTAAATAAGCTCTCGACTATAGGATCTGCTGAAAGCAAAACATTAGCTCCAGAAGCAACTACAGAACGTGTAGAGGTACATATATGATCTTGGACTGTCTGGTCTAGGGAGATGAATTTTGAGCTGTAACATATAACTTTCTTGATGATTTATCCTACTAATGGTATGCTCACTGGTTCAATCACATTCTAGACTCTTCCTGCAGGTTTTCTTCTGATTGCTGGTGGTATTAAGAGTCCTAAGTTGCGATTGGACTATCGTCACCGCTTGCTGTCATTATGCTCGGATGTAGGGCTAGCTGCGGAGTCCAAAAGTGGAAGGTGATAACCCATTAGCCTGATAAATCCCTCCATGTTGTTGTGTTCAAAGCCCATTGTGTGGTTCTCCTGTGCTAATTTAGTGCTATTTCTCTATAATTGATTATCCTTCTAGCTTTGAATTTTCTGAACAAGCCAGTGAAATATATTTTATAGAGGTTCTTTCACCTAAGAAACACCAGCATTTACTAACATGGCAGTCTGTATATGTTATCCAATAAATGCGGTTCCCGACACTCACCACTCTTTATACTCTAATTTTTGCAGGAGTGGAGCAGATTTTTTGGGACCTCTTCTTCCAACTGTTGCTGAAATATGTTCTGATTTTGATCCGACAGCAGATGTTGAGCCTTCACTTTTGAAGTTGTTCCGCAACTTGTGGTTTTATATTGCTCTTTTTGGATTGGCACCTCCCATTCAGAAAAATCAACTTCCTACAAAGTCAATTTCTACTACACTTAATAGTGTGGGAAGCATGAGCGCAATGGCTCTTCAAGCAGTCGGTGGACCTTATATGTTTAATGCTCAATGGTGTGTAGCTGTTCAGCTTATTGCTCAAGGAACCCCACCTCTTGTAAGTTGGATGATAATCTCACGTTATCTGAGTGTTGGGTAATCCGAGACTTTAATTAgcatagatgattctgttacctTTTTTACTAGAACCAAGACAATGTGATAGTTTTGTTAATTGCTACGTGCTTTTCAGGTTGTTAGCTCTGTTAAATGGCTTGAGGATGAGTTGGAACTTAATGCTCTTCACAATCCTGGTAGTCGTCGAGGTAGTGGCAATGAGAAAGCTGCAGTAACCCAAAGAGCTGCTCTTTCTGCTGCTTTGGGAGGCCGAGTTGAGGTTGCAGCAATGAGCTCGATCACAGGTTGAGTAAAATTCTAGAGACAGATAATATTTTCACGTAAAACTCGATTACGAAATATTTTAATCTAGTTGGTTGTCGCTTCCTGGCAAAACTTTTACGATTGGAGTTTTGTAGTACAATAAGCCCTGACTATATGTTTCCCATTTCCCATAAAATCTTTTGCAGGAGTCAAGGCAACATATCTACTTGCGGTTGCTTTTTTGGAGATTATACGTTTCAGCAGCAATGGTGGCATCCTTAATGGGGGCAATAGTGTCACTGCAGCTAGAAGTGCCTTTAGCTGTGTGTTTGAATATCTGAAGACTCCCAATCTGATGCCAGCTGTCTTCCAGTGTTTGTCTGCTATTGTCCATAGAGCTTTCGAAACAGCAGTTTCATGGCTGGTATTTCTCCTCTTACAAATTAATGCCCCCCTTGTTTAATTCAGTTCTTTTTAGCTTACTACATGATGTGTTAAAGATGCATTAAGCATTTAGGGTTCTCAGCGTCTCCATCTTATTTTGTTCTTCATCAATGTAATGCTGGGTGGTAAAAAGTCTTCAATTTTTGTATAACCTAGTATAGCATTGAGGGTTCTTACGTTTTATCTCAAGGGTCCCAAGGGGATTAGGAATGTAGGATTTGAGATCTTATGGTTGATTGTCCCCGAGATCATAATAATTCAGCATTTTCTTGTTCCTTCTCCCTTACCATTAATATATCTTATGAAGATCAAGAAAAAAATTGCACGATTAAGTGTACTGGATATAATTTTTTTTCGCTGATCTCCTCATTTTTATCACTTGCACTTCTAATAGTTATCATGGAAAATTTACAATTAATAACCTCAGGGGAGAACCTGCATTTTGTGCTTGTTATTGATATGTTACAGATACAATGATATTAATCAATTTTAAAATACTGGGTTTCTAGGAGGAACGAGTGTCTGAAACTGGCAATGAAGCTGAGAAAAGGGAGGCAACCCTCTCTGCTCATACTTGTTTTCTCATAAAAAGCATGTCGCAGAGAGAGGAGCATCTTCGTGATATCTCTGTTAGTTTGTTGAGTCAACTTAAAGATAGGTTTCCGCAGGTAAATTTGATCTATTATGTTGTTCTTCCCCCCCTAATTATTTTTGTAAAAAGTTGTTTCTGTACTTGAACTAAGTGGATATTTATGGAAACAGGTTTTGTGGAATTCGTCGTGTTTGGATTCACTACTATTTTCGGTTAACAATAACTTGCCTTCTACACTAGTCAACGATCCTGCCTCAGTAGCTACAGTGCGTTCTTTATATCAGAAAGTTGTTCGGGAATGGATTACTAATTCACTTTCATATGCTCCATGTACTAGCCAAGGTCTTTTACAGGTTTGCtaacaacatttttttatttttttctatttttctttttgctgtATAAAGTGGTCTGACACATTGTTTATTATTATACATTACCACTTCTTTTTTTTCAATATTGAGAGTTCCACCAAGGGGGCTCTTTTCTTCTCACACATACCCAGTTTATTCATGAGAGAACTAGAATTTATTTACTTCCCTCTGCTATGATCTTTTTGATTTTCATGAGAATTGAGTCTAATGGAGACTTATATTGCATTTTGTCAATTAAAACGGTGTTTTCCCAGTGCTCCCtattctttttttgtttgtttaataACTATTTGTTTTTTCTAATTTCGAATAATTTGAAAGTTCTGCTAGTTGTTGACAACCCTCAGTATTTGAGTGTTATTCAGCTGCAATGTTATAACATCTTTTTCAAGTTCTGTACAAATGTCGTCTTTATCCCGTTTCAGGGCTGTTAATTCTGTTTCTCACACTTTTTCTTTTGATGGAGAACATCACTTTTACATATCTCCTTTCTTAGGAAGGAAAGACATGTTGTCAGTTTATATTAAGCTTTCATTTATTGGTATTCAAATTTCTTTCAGGAAAAGATTTGTAAAGCAAACACGCGAGAGAATACTCAGCACAATGCCGATGTGGTTTCTCTTTTATCCGAGATCCGTATTGGTACTGGAAAGAATGATGGATGGATGGGTATACGAACTGCCAATGTTCCTGCCGTTATGGCGgctgctgctgcagcttcagGAGGAGCGAACTTAAGCTTGACTGGAGCTCTGAGCTTTGAGGTGCTCTCCACCGGGGTAAATAGTGCAACTACTAAATGCAACCATGCTGGGGAAATTGCTGGGATGAGAAAGTTTTATAACAGCATTGGCGGGTTTCAAAATGGTTCTTCACCAATGGGTTTTGGGGGGTTGGGTGCCGGCCTTCAGAGGTTGAGATCAGGTGTGTCTCCTCAACCGGAACCTCCAAGTGAGTCGTTTAATGAAATGCTCCTTAAAAAGTTTGTGGTGCAACTTCAACAATTTGTTAACACTGCCGAGAGAGGTGAAGCGGTGGATAAGTCATTGTTTCGTGAAGCATGTTCTAGAGCAACTGCATTACTACTATCAAATCTTGTCAGTATATGCTTTACTACTACATTACCGCAGTGTTTTTTATTTGTATATCTGTTTCGTTATATTTTGTTTTACAGCTATGTATTAATCTGGTAATGGTCTTTCCAGGGTTCTGATTCAAGATCAAACTTAGAGGGGTTTTCACAGCTCCTACGACTTCTTTGCTGGTGTCCAGCTTACATATCAACACCCGACGCGATGGAGACTGGCATATTTATTTGGACATGGTTAGTCTCTGCTGCGCCTCAACTGGGGTCTCTTGTCCTTGCAGAGCTTGTTGATGCTTGGTTGTGGACAATAGATACCAAAAGAGGGTTATTTGCGTATGAGGTTCGGTACTCTGGACCTGCAGCAAAGTTGAGGCCTCAGCTTGCACCTGGGGAGCCGGAAATGTTGCCtgctaaagatcccgtcgaaggAATAATTGCTCATAGATTATGGCTTGGGTTTTTTATTGATCGCTTTGAGGTGAATAGTCGTAATCATTTGAAATTAATTTTATGCACAAGttgattatagattttttttttcctttcttttctccCCCTTGGCAATGGAGTTATTAGGGGCTATATGCTGGTTTATCACCTGTGTAATTCCTCAATGCTCTCAGTTGAAACCCTCATGATATTAGCTGTCAACTAAAAACACAAGATGCTAATGCGCACGCATTGTAATGTCAAATTTTCTAACAGTGGCTTTCTTACTGTGTCAATTTTCTGTGGCGGTTCTGAACATGTCTCTTGGATGTGAACTATTTCACTTTGTGGGTTGCATTTTGTTCATCTCAATTTTGGTAGTTATGTAAAAATTAAGCCCTCATTTATTAGCTTTTGTGGAGGTATTATATACTTCACCGCAGGACTTTTCTGATGCGAGGTCTTATTTCTGACTTCTGCTTTCTGGTTTATGTAGGTGGTTCGTCACGATAGCGTTGAGCAACTCCTGCTCCTTGGTCGGCTGTTACAAGGAACCATCAAGTTCCCTTCACAATTTTCACGGCATCCTGTTGCTACTGGAACCTTTTTCACAGTGATGCTTCTTGGTTTTAAATTCTGCTCTTGCCAGTGGCAGGGCAATCTGCAGAATTTCAGATCAGGGCTGCAATTGTTAGAAGACTGTATATACCGGTGACTATATATTCTTTTCCTTCTCAATTTATTTCCTTTTTTAGTTGCAGTCTTCGGCTCTGTACAACTTTATCCTTTTATATTAGTATCCTTGATCATCGTAATCCCCTCAGCCATGTTTGAATAGCCTCCTGATTTGAAACTTCTTAAACCGGCATTTTTGCTTTCTTCTTGTGATTTCTCTACATGTTTCAATCGCTTGAGTTAATTCTTGATGACTCATAGCGTGCAAAAAGATTTGAGCTGTAATCGCTGTCTGTATTGGTCAATTGTTGCATTTGTCAAAGATAATTAATATCTTTGGTGCATGATCATGACTAAATGTTTACACAAATAGTTTATGTATTAACATTGAAAAATAATTGCTCAAGTTAGTTCCTCGTGCATAATACAGAGCCGCCCTGGGTTGGTTTGCTAATGAACCTGAATGGTTTGACATGTGCGACAAGAACTTTGCTCAGAGTGAGGCTCAATCTGTTTCCTTATTCGtgcatcatctttcaaatgagcGGGTGGATGCTCTCCCATCAGATTCCTCTTCAAAAGGCTCGGTGCGTGAGAATGGAAGTTCTCATAGTGACATGGTATGAATATTTTTTCCATGAAATACCGAAATGGAATGCGTAGCAGATTGTCTTTTGTTTTGCATTAGTGTGGAAGCAATTTTCTCTCACTTTTCTCATATCCTTAGATTTTGAACATCTAGTATTGGCGGCTTATTTcctcattttttcttttcttttcttttcaagaaGGATCAATATCATCCTGTTTGGGGTAAAATGGATAACTACACAGCTGGAAGAGAAAAAAGGAAACAGCTACTGTTAATGCTATGCCAGCATGAGGCCGATAGACTTGAAGTTTGGGCAACTCCTGTAAATACAAAGTATTAGCCTATTTTGATCTTCATGGAATGTTCCTTGCAAATTCTTGATAATGTCATTTATTTCATATCTTCTTGTTCTCTTCTCAGGGAAAACACATCTTTTCGACCGAAAGTTAGTTCTGAAAAATGGATTGAATATGCTAGGACTGCATTTTCTGTGGATCCTCGCATTGCCTTTTCCTTAGTTACAAGGTTCCGAGCAGTTTCGCCTTTAAAGTCCGAAGTTTCTCAGTTAGTTCAGGCATGTTCCTTTATCTGATATTTCTGGGTTGATTAGTGAGGTGACTTTAGTACTATTTTTTAAGACACTTATGCTGCTAAACTTTCCTCTTATCTTTTTAAGAGTGTCATGATGCCTACTAATGAAGCTTGGGTACCTACTCCCTTCAGTTTCCCCTTCATGGTTTTT
Coding sequences within:
- the LOC113273022 gene encoding uncharacterized protein LOC113273022 is translated as MHRHLVKKIIEEPCRVEPQFNYQFDALNIRGHSPEQQIISALRIIGYDKPADAKEDVRQILREKEDRGFPGGSLDYMHWPPVRALGHSYRNFNERQMALSKDVERAFGILERKFAIICGPYRGLSPREMHKTILTCIILHNIIIQETRRRKEWTNYEDEDLEPEIQPQRGVPAKIMEND